Proteins encoded in a region of the Mucispirillum schaedleri ASF457 genome:
- a CDS encoding PP2C family protein-serine/threonine phosphatase — protein sequence MDLNTLTRLFDGLDSYIIAVDSEFNIKFANGRISFVSGKHPDEILNKKCYNVIHGYNKPCKNCPIDEDKNFSGTKVLIKDIITYKGERIFTRAAFTRISDDLYVSSLIDITDIERERLKLTHSTKESKANNFRLTHEKNIMDHEITFLEKAIDNMAHGIMIVDDEYNIKTINKILKETSQLGKKDIEKIKCYNVYGFEEPCKDCPFQTNHSKALRHIHNKHMTIMFSKFDKYIVESLRDTTREIKLIDDIKERQNEINEKQRQMSIMNKDLLRMNEKLKTIQALIEEELKQVGHIQESLLPEKLPEVSGYDFGATYIPAEQAGGDYYDCIQMSNNYCGFVVADVSGHGTPAAVIMAITRAIMRSYTFDVISASDALTMVNDILCDNIHTKDFVTMFYAVLNTNNGMFNLASAGHNPVLFFDSSEFIVKKITASGMFLGTFEGLSFEEKKWYIEEGDVFFMYTDGLVEAMNNQREQYGYDRLVSKLMMFNDYPAERLIKEVMEDVKDFTAGAPFEDDITILVIKRNKKESKNK from the coding sequence ATGGACTTAAACACATTAACAAGACTTTTTGATGGTCTTGATTCATACATTATAGCAGTTGACAGTGAATTTAATATTAAATTTGCAAACGGCAGGATTTCTTTTGTTTCTGGCAAGCATCCAGATGAAATACTGAATAAAAAATGTTATAATGTTATACATGGATATAATAAACCATGCAAAAACTGTCCTATTGATGAAGATAAAAATTTTTCTGGCACAAAAGTACTTATAAAAGATATTATTACTTATAAAGGGGAAAGAATATTTACCCGTGCTGCTTTTACCCGTATATCTGATGATTTATATGTATCTTCTTTAATTGATATTACAGATATAGAAAGAGAGCGTTTGAAATTAACCCATTCAACGAAAGAATCAAAAGCAAATAATTTCAGATTAACCCATGAAAAAAATATTATGGACCATGAAATAACATTTTTAGAAAAAGCTATTGATAATATGGCTCATGGGATTATGATAGTTGATGATGAATATAACATTAAAACTATTAATAAAATACTGAAAGAAACTTCTCAGCTTGGAAAAAAAGATATTGAAAAGATAAAGTGTTATAATGTTTATGGCTTTGAAGAACCTTGTAAAGACTGCCCTTTTCAAACAAATCACAGTAAAGCATTAAGGCATATACATAATAAACATATGACAATAATGTTTTCTAAATTTGATAAATATATTGTTGAAAGTTTAAGAGATACAACAAGAGAAATTAAGTTAATTGATGATATAAAAGAACGCCAGAATGAGATTAATGAAAAGCAGCGTCAAATGTCTATAATGAATAAAGACCTTTTACGCATGAATGAAAAATTAAAAACAATTCAGGCATTAATAGAAGAAGAATTAAAACAGGTTGGTCATATTCAAGAAAGTCTGCTTCCTGAAAAGCTGCCTGAAGTAAGCGGATATGATTTTGGTGCTACATATATTCCAGCAGAGCAGGCAGGTGGTGACTATTATGACTGTATCCAAATGAGTAATAACTACTGTGGTTTTGTTGTGGCAGATGTATCAGGTCATGGAACACCCGCAGCAGTTATTATGGCAATAACCCGTGCTATAATGCGAAGCTATACATTTGATGTAATTTCTGCATCAGATGCTCTTACTATGGTTAATGATATTTTATGCGATAATATACATACAAAAGATTTTGTTACAATGTTTTATGCAGTATTAAACACTAATAATGGTATGTTTAATCTTGCCTCAGCAGGTCATAATCCTGTGCTTTTCTTTGATTCATCAGAGTTTATTGTAAAAAAAATAACAGCATCTGGTATGTTTTTAGGAACATTTGAGGGCTTAAGTTTTGAAGAAAAGAAATGGTATATAGAAGAAGGTGATGTATTTTTTATGTATACAGATGGGTTAGTTGAAGCTATGAACAACCAGCGTGAGCAGTATGGTTATGACAGACTTGTATCTAAACTTATGATGTTTAATGATTATCCTGCCGAGCGTCTCATCAAGGAAGTAATGGAAGATGTTAAAGATTTTACAGCAGGTGCACCTTTTGAAGATGATATTACAATACTTGTAATTAAACGGAATAAAAAGGAAAGTAAAAATAAATAG
- a CDS encoding STAS domain-containing protein: protein MNVKNVNGKNVAYLEGEINAQTGAQVKAEINTLLNKGDSVILSFKSVVYMNSSGLREIIDLFKTASKNKKEVSLCDMNSDIREMFSFTGLDKVFKIYDTEAAAIG, encoded by the coding sequence ATGAATGTTAAAAATGTAAATGGAAAAAATGTAGCCTATCTTGAAGGTGAAATTAATGCTCAGACAGGTGCACAGGTAAAAGCAGAAATAAATACACTGCTTAATAAAGGCGATTCTGTTATTTTGTCTTTTAAAAGTGTAGTATATATGAACTCATCTGGTTTAAGAGAAATTATAGACTTGTTTAAAACAGCAAGTAAAAATAAAAAAGAAGTTTCTCTTTGTGATATGAACTCAGATATTAGAGAAATGTTTTCTTTTACAGGACTTGATAAAGTATTTAAAATTTATGATACAGAAGCAGCTGCAATAGGTTAA
- a CDS encoding HEAT repeat domain-containing protein, protein MVELQYEIKNGVFKAHINPDNDLSDISEVCNIVEEHSEVVLIGIDLYKCSYIQSKFLAGLVAVKKLAMVRKINIELLNVCDNIIQVLQSTNLQKLFVIKDDFASYPLDALFERFLDTDKAGTVSEYLAANYDDNIQNKLIELIDGGNPLLVEYAILTMGRAQDYQNLEIYRKALNANEASVKSAAILVLGWIGDTQSKEQLYSYLASKEIGISEAAAASIALLSDDTDSEKLAKYLHDSDIRIRLVAIYALSLINDEKAFEYLSNAMNEEKDEAVRIQLTKKIALFKDERVGRILLGLLDDNSIQLREAAASGLSRRGSGEFTSILVEKIGDNDNWVGFFAAKSLAGIEDENIIKKIESYYDKVEQNVKLAIIEVLGKCKGVDPSFLLSKLDDTNEDIRKEALNSLSLMHGPVALTAAIKLFNKDESWLVRYKAVNIILEQKPVGYDNLLRARLKDETNKYILEHIIGEIGE, encoded by the coding sequence ATGGTTGAGTTACAATACGAAATTAAAAATGGAGTATTTAAAGCTCATATAAACCCTGATAACGACTTATCTGATATTTCAGAAGTGTGCAATATTGTTGAAGAACACAGTGAAGTTGTATTGATAGGTATTGATTTATATAAATGCTCCTATATACAAAGCAAATTTTTAGCAGGGCTTGTTGCTGTAAAAAAATTAGCAATGGTCAGGAAAATAAATATTGAACTTTTAAATGTATGTGACAATATAATACAGGTTCTGCAGTCTACTAATCTTCAAAAATTATTTGTAATTAAAGATGATTTTGCATCTTATCCACTTGATGCTCTTTTTGAAAGGTTTTTAGATACAGATAAAGCAGGCACTGTTTCAGAATATTTAGCAGCAAACTATGATGATAATATACAAAACAAACTTATAGAGCTTATAGATGGTGGAAACCCACTGCTTGTTGAATATGCAATACTTACTATGGGCAGAGCTCAGGATTATCAAAACTTAGAAATATACAGGAAAGCTCTTAATGCTAATGAAGCCAGTGTTAAATCAGCTGCTATATTAGTGCTTGGATGGATAGGCGATACTCAGTCTAAAGAGCAGCTTTACAGCTATCTTGCTAGTAAAGAGATAGGTATTTCTGAAGCGGCTGCTGCATCTATTGCATTGCTTTCAGATGATACTGATTCTGAAAAACTTGCTAAATATCTGCATGACAGTGATATTAGAATTCGTCTTGTTGCAATATATGCTTTATCACTTATTAATGATGAGAAAGCATTTGAATATTTATCAAATGCAATGAATGAAGAAAAAGATGAAGCTGTCCGCATCCAGCTTACTAAGAAAATAGCATTGTTTAAAGATGAGCGTGTTGGAAGAATATTACTTGGTTTACTTGATGATAATTCTATACAGTTAAGAGAGGCAGCAGCTTCTGGTTTATCAAGACGCGGCAGTGGTGAGTTTACATCAATACTGGTTGAAAAAATTGGCGATAATGATAACTGGGTTGGCTTTTTCGCTGCTAAATCATTAGCTGGCATAGAAGATGAAAACATAATCAAAAAAATTGAAAGCTATTATGATAAAGTAGAACAGAATGTTAAGCTTGCAATCATAGAAGTATTAGGAAAATGTAAAGGTGTTGACCCTTCGTTTTTATTATCAAAACTAGATGATACAAACGAGGATATAAGAAAAGAAGCATTAAATTCATTAAGTCTTATGCATGGTCCTGTAGCATTAACTGCTGCTATAAAGTTGTTTAATAAAGATGAAAGCTGGCTTGTAAGGTATAAAGCAGTTAATATTATACTTGAGCAGAAACCAGTGGGCTATGATAACTTATTAAGAGCTAGACTAAAAGATGAGACTAATAAGTATATCCTTGAGCATATCATTGGTGAAATTGGAGAGTAG
- a CDS encoding CheR family methyltransferase, with translation MLLSSIKINDQEFVELKDVIYRNSGIMFAENKKYLLENRLSKRLADLNFTTFKDYIYYLKYDIKKRQELDTLINLVTINETYFLRERGQLDYLVSNIVPDLIKAGKKSIKIWSAPCSTGEEPYSIAILLKNAGLFDKASIDIIATDINSEVVALAKKGEYRQASFRGVPADFMRNFDVQGQSYFIKDEIKRHVRFNTGNITTPTITSLIGKVDVIFCRNVLIYFDMDGKQRTIKNFHNMLTEPGYLCLGHSETLNKISEDFTMKNAGTCIIYMKKK, from the coding sequence ATGCTTTTAAGTTCAATCAAAATTAATGACCAAGAGTTTGTAGAGTTAAAAGATGTAATTTATAGAAATTCAGGTATAATGTTTGCAGAAAACAAAAAATATCTGCTTGAAAACAGGTTGTCAAAAAGGCTTGCAGACCTTAACTTTACTACTTTTAAAGACTATATTTATTATTTAAAATATGATATTAAGAAAAGACAGGAGCTTGATACATTAATTAACCTTGTTACAATTAACGAAACTTATTTTTTAAGGGAACGGGGTCAGCTTGATTATCTTGTATCAAATATTGTGCCTGATTTAATTAAGGCAGGAAAGAAAAGCATAAAAATATGGTCAGCACCATGCTCTACAGGTGAAGAGCCATACTCTATTGCAATACTTCTTAAAAATGCAGGTTTATTTGATAAAGCATCAATAGATATTATTGCAACAGATATTAACTCTGAAGTTGTAGCATTAGCCAAAAAAGGCGAATACAGGCAGGCTTCTTTCAGAGGTGTCCCTGCTGATTTTATGAGAAACTTTGATGTTCAAGGACAAAGTTATTTTATTAAAGATGAAATAAAAAGACATGTCCGTTTTAATACAGGCAATATTACTACCCCTACAATTACCAGCCTTATAGGAAAAGTTGATGTAATATTCTGCCGTAATGTTCTTATTTATTTTGATATGGATGGTAAACAAAGAACAATTAAAAATTTCCATAATATGCTGACAGAGCCGGGCTATCTGTGTCTTGGACACTCAGAAACATTGAATAAAATCTCAGAAGATTTTACAATGAAAAATGCAGGCACATGTATAATTTATATGAAGAAAAAATAA
- a CDS encoding DUF6115 domain-containing protein, translated as MGNTLIILLSYILNFILIILIVSLLLRIRNVERKLINFSPTEAYSIMENMHEMVLESQRLADSLEASIKAREAVLEDLSDLVDEKILRYEHVTGEKFSKIKNEKKEVKSEQIHLETVLKKQETLKEQLNKQDSKKDLKTNILSLNAEGKSSIDIARELGISITEVQLALRLPIKDK; from the coding sequence ATGGGAAATACTTTAATAATACTTCTAAGTTATATTTTAAACTTTATATTAATAATATTAATAGTAAGTCTGCTTTTAAGAATAAGAAATGTGGAAAGAAAACTGATAAATTTTTCACCTACTGAAGCATACAGTATTATGGAAAATATGCATGAAATGGTGCTTGAAAGCCAAAGGCTTGCAGACAGTTTAGAAGCATCTATTAAAGCAAGGGAAGCAGTGCTTGAAGATTTATCAGATTTAGTTGATGAAAAAATATTAAGATATGAACATGTTACGGGAGAAAAATTTTCAAAAATAAAAAATGAGAAAAAAGAAGTAAAAAGTGAGCAGATACATTTAGAAACAGTCTTGAAAAAACAGGAAACATTAAAGGAGCAGTTAAATAAGCAGGACAGCAAAAAAGACTTGAAAACAAACATACTTTCTCTTAATGCAGAAGGTAAATCAAGCATAGATATTGCAAGAGAGCTTGGTATATCTATAACAGAAGTTCAGCTTGCACTAAGGCTTCCTATAAAGGATAAGTAA
- the pyk gene encoding pyruvate kinase — protein MKAITKTKLICTIGPASNDPTVIRKMIENGMNVVRLNFSHGTHESHRATIKLVRSISQEMGVHVGFLQDLCGPKIRLGILPEEGVRLIAGDYIALASTNKKYENALPVEYDNLHKEVNIGERILLADGMLELCVTSIEEEKVICKVITGGVVYTKKGVNMPQTDLHVPAFSEKDRIDLQMALEEKLDFVALSFVRSAKDLEEIKSIIDKSEHKPLLIAKIEKPQAVDNLEEILDVVNGVMVARGDLGVEMPLEEIPHVQKHIIKQARKAGRITITATQMLASMVKSQRPTRGETTDVANAVIDGTDALMLSDETANGDYPDTAVETLARIASAAEGYSRYTPDFDYSLFRDNHAFTLAIGRAACWLAKDVGAKCIVCYSATGLAPYCISRFRPECELLVLTFDEKVCNMTSLIWGAQGVISELMTDLESVIETAKIKSIEAGLAEHGDTIIVTAGMPFGKTGTTSLLHLIQL, from the coding sequence ATGAAAGCAATTACAAAAACAAAGCTGATATGCACTATTGGGCCAGCATCTAATGACCCGACTGTAATTAGAAAAATGATAGAAAATGGAATGAATGTGGTAAGGCTCAATTTTTCGCACGGCACACATGAAAGCCACAGAGCAACAATTAAACTTGTAAGGAGTATTTCTCAGGAAATGGGAGTGCATGTTGGCTTTTTGCAGGATTTATGCGGACCAAAAATACGCCTTGGTATACTTCCAGAAGAAGGTGTCAGGTTAATTGCTGGTGATTATATTGCACTTGCTTCTACAAATAAAAAATATGAAAATGCTCTGCCTGTAGAGTATGATAATTTACATAAGGAAGTAAATATTGGCGAAAGAATACTTTTAGCTGATGGTATGCTTGAGCTTTGTGTTACAAGTATAGAGGAAGAGAAAGTAATATGCAAAGTTATTACTGGCGGTGTGGTTTATACAAAAAAAGGAGTAAATATGCCGCAGACTGATTTACATGTGCCTGCATTTAGTGAAAAGGACAGAATAGATTTGCAGATGGCATTGGAAGAAAAACTTGATTTTGTAGCACTTTCTTTTGTCCGTTCTGCAAAAGATTTAGAAGAAATAAAAAGCATTATAGATAAAAGTGAGCATAAACCGCTTCTCATTGCAAAAATAGAAAAGCCGCAGGCAGTAGATAATTTGGAAGAAATACTTGATGTGGTAAATGGGGTAATGGTTGCCCGTGGTGATTTAGGGGTGGAGATGCCTTTGGAAGAAATACCACATGTTCAAAAACATATTATAAAACAGGCAAGAAAAGCAGGCAGAATAACAATTACAGCAACGCAGATGCTTGCAAGCATGGTAAAATCACAGCGTCCAACACGGGGTGAAACTACTGATGTGGCAAATGCAGTCATTGATGGCACAGATGCATTAATGCTTTCAGATGAAACAGCAAACGGCGACTATCCAGATACAGCAGTTGAAACTTTAGCTCGTATTGCAAGTGCTGCAGAAGGATACAGCAGATATACACCAGATTTTGATTATTCATTATTTAGAGACAACCATGCATTTACACTTGCAATAGGCAGAGCTGCATGCTGGCTTGCAAAAGATGTTGGTGCAAAATGTATAGTATGTTATTCTGCAACAGGTCTTGCTCCATACTGTATATCCAGATTTCGTCCAGAATGTGAGCTTTTAGTGCTTACTTTTGATGAAAAGGTATGTAATATGACAAGTCTTATATGGGGTGCTCAGGGTGTAATATCTGAATTAATGACAGATTTAGAATCTGTAATTGAGACAGCAAAAATCAAATCTATTGAAGCAGGTCTTGCAGAACATGGTGATACTATCATAGTTACAGCAGGCATGCCTTTTGGCAAAACAGGCACAACAAGTCTTTTGCATTTAATTCAATTATAA